The nucleotide sequence TCTACCTTACCTCGTGGTTCTGTAAATCTTGTATTTTTACCTTAATGTGCGCTGGCACATTAGATGCCTACCTAGACATTATTCATAAGCTAGCGTGATGCTCTGTCTAGGTATCTAGGTAGGCAGTTTACTAGGCTGGTGATTTTTTAACCTCTGTACCATTCGCAGAATAGGAGACAGTACAGTGATTTACTCTGTGCTTTGAGCCTCTTTACAATGCTGCCTTGTAGACTCCAATTCAAGCAGCATTGTACAGGGCTATGACAGCACAGAGACGCTCATCCAGACCTGCCCTGCTGTTTATTTGTAAAGGATTTCTGCCAACCTCATTTATATGCACttattgtaaatgttatttgtatcATTGTTTAATGAACCCTTAAATAAGATCAGAGTGAAATAATGGATAAATTGCAGATCACAGACATTAGGTCACGCCGGGCAATTTGATTCCTgcatacatttgaataattaaatGTAAACCTAACTGGCTGACAAATGAGGAAACGCTTCGCTTGTTGAGGACTTATCTTGTGATCTGTTTTTGTATGGTCAGTCGATTAACTGTTAAGCTTTCCTGTGATGAGACAGGACCAACTGTCTTGATGTTTAACAGGTTATTGCCTCATGCTGGGATCATAGGGTTTGGAAAGATGATATCCCGCCCTGACAGTTGTTCTGTAATTTTCTTAATtactatatttatttacagtgacAGACAGAGTCCATACTGTCAGGATGAATAACGTTGCCAGGTATTTTATCTGTTGGCATATGACAAAATTGCTGTAAACAATAAGCATCATCAAATTACAGATGTGTGTACACATAgttacattttctaaaaaaaatgtttattaacaaaTAACATGGGGTTTTTGCATCTCTATGTAGTTCTTAACATGGCTTATAGGGTTAGAGATGGTGAAGGGGTGGCAGGCACTTGAAAAGGACCTTAGTGAGAACAGCTGGAGCAGGGCTGAAGACCGTTCTCATTGCATGCTGTGCACTTCAGCGCTTTGAAGGAGTCAGTGAAGCAGTTGCGAAACACAGACATTTTGCTACCATGGCACATAGGGCACGGGACGAAAGCGAATCCCCCACATGCCTGGCACGTGTTGGGGTGCTGTACCCTCTAAAGTggaaaacagaaagagagaaacattTGAGGACAAAAATTGGACATCAAACCAACTTGGTTTTGAACTAGACTATTttttaggtttatttttaattttatgtaggGAAACTATTGGTTTATGTTAGTGAAAAGCATTAACACAGTTTACCTCAATTTTGGTGAGGAGATCTTGAAGCTCTCctaattcattcatttcaagTATTTTCTCGGCACCCTAAATGTGCAAAACAAGATATATTAAAAGAAGATTAGATTTTATGAGCTTTGCATGATACATAAAACACAGTAGATCTCaaataataacagaaatacacTCTTAAATATAAAGGTGCACATCACGATGCCACAGAAAAGAGCATTTTTTGGCTGAGTGGTTCTGTAAAGAACCTTGACCATCCAAAGAACGTTTCTGTTTCGCAATAGGTTCTTTGTTGTGGACAAAAGTTCTTCAGGTTATGAAAAAGTAGGAAAGAAATGGCTCTTTTAAGAAGCGAATGTACTTTTGCGGAACCAAAATGGTTCTCTATGGCATTCTATCAATGTTAAAGACTGTAGCGCTTATGGTATTATGTTAAATCATCAATGTATTTTctctataaattataaatataacatgCACATTTGTGTGAATATGAAAGCAAAAGTGAAGAATTTATGTACAGACTGACCCCCAGGTAGTGTCCACCAATAAAGACCACAGGAAGTGAGGGAGGTTCACCCACTCGCTTGCAACGCATCTCGAGTTCCTTCCCATATTCACTGTCCAAAGCGATGTTCTTCTCTATGAACCTCACACTGTGGTTCTGAAAGATCTTCCGGACAAGCTCACATCGCTCAAATGTAGTCCTGACCACTCGAAAACTGGTGGTATAGATTACAATTCGCCCAAACTCTAGTGTCAGTTCTGGCTGAGAGGGCCAAAGAAAACGTGAAATCTGgtattagaaaacaaaaactcTTTTTCAAAGTTAATCATGACACATGTCACTTGCTACCACAGTAAGTTGATCTAATATTAATCTATCGTCTTCaattaatttctttttaatacattttttgcaacattacattataaataaaaagaatatatCAGTTAAACATCTTCTGTAATGAAATGAtgtaataacaacaataattcaCTAAATGAAAGGTCAAATGTATATGAGAATCAGTGTTTAAATCCGTTCTAAGTTTGTGTTTGAAAATGTTTGCAGCAGGTTCTGCAGGTAAGATGAGGCTGCAGTGAAAAAAACGTGTATTGATTTTGTGAGTCACTGTGGTTGAGATTGACCTCCGGCATCCTCTCGCTCTCAGCAGAGCAGATCCCATGAAGTGTGAAGGTGTTTCTTCTTTTCTTCGAACAGAAATAGACTCTTCACACATTTTAAAGTGAGATATGGGGATGTAGCTATCTGATGTAAATGTAACTTGCATATTGGGATCCAAGACTAGTGACCACAAACgtttctattttttataatttgtgtcGAATTTTCGAATTACAGAGCAAACCCGGTCTTCTGTAAGCATACCGATACAACAACAGAGGACTCACAACAGTGAGATGCCAAAAAACTCTTCAACAGTATTAAAAAATTTAGTATCAAATTATTAGCATGTGCATCAAATCAGTGGTCAGTCATCTTTATctatgttaatacattttctgcaaataggaGTCCTTAAAATTGTTAAATGTGCTCATTATTTCTAGATATACGCTAGCCatacattgttgttatttgaatAATGACCTTGCAACTTCTAATCCCTATTCACCCTCTTTTAAAAAGGGAATTCAATTATATTTGTTCAAAAGCCATTAGccacttttaattttttcagaCGTAAAAGCGAAGGTCTTGAAAATACATTAAGATGATTAACTTTGCCAGAACACTTAAAGAAATGCATCATTAATCTTTAATTGTACAGTGATCTTGCTCACTGGGACATCTCGTTTGTCTGGCCAAAGCCTTGGAGAAGAGAACAGACTCTGTACCAATAGCAACTGAGGAAAAAGACTGACCCTTTTAAGGACAATGGTATAAACAGTACTTTGAAGCATTTGGGCCattgaaatgaaaaagaaaaaacaatatgtCAGCTTTTGTTTTGGCATAGCTCATAGACGGCCAATAATAAAGAAACattatgatttgtttttataaatatggaataaaaaaGACCTCACTTCAATCTTTCATTACACTCAGCACTATTTATTATGTATTGACATACTGTATTGGctttaaataaactgtaaactgatctttaaataatttccttCAATTACTTACCCCACTGTTTGTAGCCAAGTTTTCAAAGAGTATTTGGCCAGCACTGACTTTATGCTTCACTCCTCGGACTGTTCCGTTTTTACTGAGGATATTCACACGTTTGGTGCTCAACACGTTATCCTTGTCTCTCCCCCCTGCAAACTTCAGCAAATCATCAGGTTCACTTCCACTGTCATCCAGCTCCGAGCCCAAAAATCCACACAGGTGGCCGTTGACCTCCCCGCTGGTGGATGGGGTGCTGGCCCGCTCTGCTTCAGAGCTGCTGGTGCAGTCTGAATCCAGTGAATCTGACGGCCCGTCATCTTTAAACATCTCTTTCAAAACACGCCCGCTGTTTCCTGAGGCCACCCGGAATCTCACCCTCTTCTGCCTCTTTCCATCCCCCGTTGTCAACACAGCCTCCTCCATTGTACCGACTTACATGGTCAAAACAAAAGGTGTTTTTTAATCCTAAGGTTTCATTGGTGGTGAGAATGATTATCTCCAATACAACTACATGATTTCCCCCGGAGCCGAGGCACATCGAGTACCACAGAAAGAGTTTGATCTGTGAGTTACCGTCAGCTTCACCACCAGTGTTCCTGTACTTGTTAATAATGCATGTGGTTTTGCCATGGTTACTGAGAAAACCAACCACGAAGAAACTGATAGTGTCATTAATAATTTATCAGGCcatagatttttctttcttttttctttgaaCAACACATGGataacaaattattttctttattgaaAAAACTTTGCACTTTCTCTTTAGTGTGAAACAAAAAAGGGTGTCCTTTGAAAGCTAAATTAACATATATTATGCACATACATTGATTTGTTGACCAGCTAGAAGTTCTTGTAAATCTTTTATGACTGCTTGTCAAcaagatttttatttaataggAACTATGAGACCATACGGGCTTAGGGCTAATGGTATAAGGGCTTTTAAATGCACTGCAGTTTCATGCCACTTAAAAGATTGCACTAGGTGTGCCTGTATCAGTACACCTGCTGTGCTTGAGCAGAAGATGAAACAGAGCTCAAGTCTCATTGGCGGGTATTTCTCTTCATTCGCCCTGCAGTGGGAGTGCAGGTAGCATTGGAGTTGCTCCAGCACAGTAGATTAGAAGTGGACCATGTTTTGAACGGCAAGTATTTGATACTCACACCTTGTTTTCATCACTCACAGGTAATAAAAAAACGCTCTGGAAATATGACACGTTAAACAAGCCATTTAGATACAATACAGTCAGTTTGTACAAAAGAAAATGCctccagtgtatgaaatatagcggcatctagtggtgaggttgcgaattgcaaccgacggctccaccgctcaccccacCCTCTTCAAAACACTACGGTGGATGAAACAGGACTAAGATGacatcacgtttttgcttcttcgccaaagaagataacgtatttacgaaacacgctctgtagagcagtttgtccgtttagggctactatagaaacaacatggtgaattccatgcaaggggacctgcggtgtaggaaatagctcattcaaaggtaataaaaacataacgctttattatgtaaggtctttatacacctctgaagacatagttatgcatattaaattgtatttctTTAAGATACTCCTTAATCTAACAAATTTCACCTTTAAGTGCACCTTTTCACAGgaaaatactgtatacttttTTGTTTCTCTCCTGGATGCCATCTCTTTTATCAGCCTACTGTATACATGTGTCTGTCATGAAGGTGCTCCTTCAAGTCACTCCCCTTAGAAGTTATCTGAGGTAAACATTCAGCCAACTGTGTCCGAACGGTAGCATGAAAAGAACCAAATAGCTCAAGTCTGAGCATAATTTTGAGGgcataattaatattgcactacAATGCATTTCATTCCAAACAATTAATCACTCTTAACAAATcagcaaaataaatacattttatctaAGTGCAGATAATCATTTTACAGTTCATATTTTCTGATTAGTTATATTGGTTATATGTCAAAGATCatcataaataaaatgtttgaccTAACCACTGCataattttaaagtgatagttcacccaaaaaggaaatttctgtcatcatttactcactctcttgtcatttcaaacatgtgtgACTTACTTTtattccacagaacacaaaagaggataacCTGAATAATTTTGttcaccggcacccattcacttgcatttgttttgtgtccatacaatagaagtgaatgggtgccggcgctgttcggttaccaacttcaTAATATCCCCTTatttgttctgcggaagaaagtcatgcagatttgaaatgacaaaagcgtgaataaatgatgacagaattttcatttttgggtgaactgtccacgcgctctcagcaaacaggaagtgacgtaatCCAACAGGAGACCTCTttcagcaacctgtcatttaaaaatcacatctcaaatgtcacaaaaacagccttcttccaccttagaaatgttgccaagttatgaaatattttatgttttgctgacgcagagaagttTATTCacgcatttgtgacctcaagacttgactactgtaatgcactccttagtggttgtcctgcagcatcaataaacaaactacagttagttcagaatgcagctgccagagttctaaccaggtccagaaaatacgatcacataaccccaatgttatcaacccttcactggttacccattaagtatcgtattgactttaaagttcttttaatcacttataaagccttaaacggtttagcccctgcctacataacagagcttcaaccacactacaacccatcacgctctctaagatctcaaaactccagacttttgataacacatAGAATAACTAAATACACCAAAGGGGgaagagctttctcatacgtagcacctaaactctggaatagccttcccgatactattcgagggtcagacacactctcccaatttaaatctagattaaagacacatcttttcagccaagctttcacttaatgcaaaatatactaaataaaccaccgggagactgcatttattagatattatttactagaataatcttgcttgttctataaacaccatgcactctgctgtgttttaccttttttgtggttttcagtttttcttattttctcctgtaaagctgctttggaacaatgcacattgtgaaaagcgctatataaataaaattgaattgaattgaattgaattgaattaacaACACGAGAATAAGAGTTCACTCTTATTACTACAGCATAATTCCATGTTATTTACACAGACACAAATTAATCTTGCTTAAGTATTACATGTGATTTCCTGTGGGTTCAgtgaacaaaataaatgaacttcAGAGCTTAACTGGGCAACTCACAACATGTAGCTCATCCTCTTAAGAGGATTATTGACGTTATGACTGATAAATAGGAATTTGAAGTGGTATTGTTTGTAAACTAGAAAGGTGTTCTCAGGAAAAttcaacacaacatttttactaCAAGCCTTACTCCACCAGGGGGCAGAGTAGGATCTTATCAATTACAACAATCTACAGGTTACAGGATATTCTATCCATACAGTTCATTTCCTTTTGCACCCACACTCTATATCTATATCTGATTAAACTCAATAATCCTACACCTGACCCTGCATATCAAATCCACCCCTCCATCTTCTCTCAGACAGGGGTTGTGAACTTGATAAAGATGCAGGGTGTCTATGTTTTAATTAGCATCTCAAATCAATATCTGCTAAGCCCGCACTGTCCTCTTTCACCTGTGTATCCCAGAATCCCCAGCTATTGTTAGATCTGTCAATTCTAAGGGGCATTTCTGAGTATTTTGTCTGAAAGTGTGCCAGGGCTGTCCAGGACAGATGGTGAACTGACTGACAGGTCTGTTGCTGACCCTTTTCAAAAGAAAATGGAAGCACATCCTTAatttttatctatttctttaacataataatatacatttacgAACGGCTTACGTCACATTCGTTTGAATCATGCGCAGTCCCAAGCACGTACATTGAGCTGTTTTAAAGGCATAATCTTTCAATAAGTCTAGACTTACAGCCTGCAGTAAGTGCAACCCTTGTGTGGCCCGATAGGAATAGAGGGTTCTGAAAGCTCATGGGCTGAAGCAGGGTTGCTCATTTATCAAAGAGATGTCCTCTGACCACTGCCTTGAGCACAGATGATTTAGCAGGGAGTGAGACATTAGCTTTATATCAAGACTTCTGTGCATGCAGAAGAAATGAATGAGTCATGATGTTTTGACAAGATGTGTTAAACTAGAACATCTATTCCTGATGTTATCACAACAATGTTTTTAAACTGTATTGTACAGTAAAAGTCGTTTTTTACTCCACAAATGTCTGTCTAGTCGTTTTGTTGAGCAGCAACGGAAGGTTGGACATGTGTGTGTCTAACACATTAATCTATTTTTATCTGTCTGTAACTGAATGAGCATGTGTGTATGTGGATGAGTCATTATTTAGACTGATATGTGCTCAGATGAAACCACTGCACACATAATCGAAGAGGCAGGCATCTAGTCACTGTTGCTAGGCAACCCCCGGAGCAATAGACCCAAATCCCCGTGCTTGCGTGTGGATGCTGACTGGGTTGAAAGAAAACCCGAAAAGCTTTTAAACTAAGACAGTAAATTTGTTGGTTGTCCACattcatactgtataatatttatGTAATCCCAAAATGTATAAACTGATAAATTTGGTGGAAGGAATTCAGAAAGGCTGTGACGATGTTGCaacgcaaaaaaaaaacatttttataaaacaaatatatatatcaaaatttaaaaataaaaaaaggttatTTATTATCCAAATTTAGCCGCAGCACAGGTAAATTTGCATTTATAGTGACAATGAGAAGACGAAGATTCCGCGACAACGCGACAcgacacggcttgttctaatgggattgtcgcgccgCGCCGCATCAAGTGTGGACACAATTTTAAATTGTAATGGgtttctaatgcgttctatggAGTATTCCCTTCATCAACATGTGGCTTGTTGAGAGCAAACCCTTAGCACATCAGCAAAATCGTATTTTTTCCTGAGGTGATGTGTAATATGGGAAGCAATTGCAGAGTCGTGATTGCTCCAGGGcctaaaataaagaaatagtgGGCTGTCATTGTTTCTGCAATCCCCTCGAAACAATGAGTAACTGCAGTAGGGAATCTCCAGGAGACTTTATCAAACGTAGGTCACGTTAGGGGGCTCTGTTTGGGTTCCGTTTTTAATAAGAACTCAAAACTCGTATGGTGTACGTTTGGAGCTGTGCTTTAATTCACGTTACCTAAATATAGCCTCCGTAAGATATTTAATTTTTCAAGAGTGAAAACGTCCCTCTCTGCAACCGTTATTTCGACACATCCCCCCCTCTGCGCTCTTATTTGGTACGTTCTAATTTGAGAAGCGGCAGCGCTCCACTCGCTCACATTCACCGTTTTAAGCTTATATCGATTCGTGCATGTGCTGGACCGATCTGGCCTTCAACCGCTCACTGATGCTGTAGCCCGTTGTTCTGGGCGAAACTACCGCTGTCTGTGAATAGGACCATGAATCCCAACCCTAAATAAATGGTCACCGGCAGTGGGAGTGGGGGGAAAGCTACTTCGGTGACGGTCACCGGCGCTTGAGATTCTCGGGAGAGAAAAGAAACGCGGAGTTTTCGGCGGTCATTTGACAGGCGCCGCCACCTTGGACCGATGCCGCCGGTTCAGAGGACTGTGTCGGACCTCCGGTCCCGTGCTGACGGTAAGAAGACACGACTTTAATGCGGCTCTGTTTCGGTTCCTAGCTGTCATCTTGAGTTGTTCACAATCATGTGCAGTCTTTTCCCTGGGGCTCGACAAACTGTTGCGATAACACCTTACTGTAACGTACATTGGCTGTGAATGCATGTAAGTTGTCACGCAGGTAAGTTACTTTGTAAGACAGTGTAGAAGAAGGCCTTATAGCTTTTGTTGTCATTTGTTCGCTTATTTGTAAATACTTTAAAATGGCTCGGAATATGTTGTGACACTTCCGCATGTAATTAATTTGTTCTTGGATGTTTGTCCTTTCAGTTTTAGTTGGATTTTTGTTGACACGTTTTATGTCGATGATAATGTAATGCATGAAGTGCAACTTGTGCAATTCAAGTTATTATATGATTTAATATGTATCTTAcattatttatctttattttagTGGATAATATGAATTACGCCAGGTGTAGTTTATAACGGAACACTGCTGTCAGGTTTACATACATGGTGATAAAAGGATGGTCATGTGAGAAAGAAATTCTTCCTGGTATTGATCTGGATGTTAGTGCTTTGGAAAAATCTTGTCCTAGGATGCTATTTCACACCTGAAGACATTATATTTAATACACCAATAAATAAAGGCTTTAAAGCTGATTATGATCTACAGGTTGCCAGGATTCATTTACTTCCAGTATTTGTGTGGCACATAGTTACTCCTGTGTATGTTGAAATGGCATGACAGATGCGTGTACATGCTGGGAGGTGTATTGATCAGACAGGCTCTTGTCTATGTTTGTCTTCACCCTTGATTAATGATATGGTCCCAGCAAGCGACCTTACTCCTCAATAGGACAGACTCGGATATGTTGCATTAGTTCTTAGAAGATTAAAACCATGTTTGCTGAAAGTAATATCTGCATATTTAAACATTCTCATTCCCTCATGCTGGTTAGTTAGTGAAACAGTACAAAGGTTGGGAGATCATCTAGTATGTAGTTTGTTATGTTGGGTTTGTAATAGTCTTCTTGTGCAATAACTATGTTTTCAAGGAAATGAA is from Triplophysa rosa linkage group LG13, Trosa_1v2, whole genome shotgun sequence and encodes:
- the grxcr1a gene encoding glutaredoxin domain-containing cysteine-rich protein 1, which encodes MEEAVLTTGDGKRQKRVRFRVASGNSGRVLKEMFKDDGPSDSLDSDCTSSSEAERASTPSTSGEVNGHLCGFLGSELDDSGSEPDDLLKFAGGRDKDNVLSTKRVNILSKNGTVRGVKHKVSAGQILFENLATNSGPELTLEFGRIVIYTTSFRVVRTTFERCELVRKIFQNHSVRFIEKNIALDSEYGKELEMRCKRVGEPPSLPVVFIGGHYLGGAEKILEMNELGELQDLLTKIERVQHPNTCQACGGFAFVPCPMCHGSKMSVFRNCFTDSFKALKCTACNENGLQPCSSCSH